Part of the Prevotella communis genome is shown below.
CGTAAACATGCTGTTGCTTGTGCTTAGAAAACTGGGCGTTGAGGCAACAGGTACGACGCATAATGACGTGATGATTGGCGACAGGAAGGTGAGCGGTACGGCTTACTATCATCTGCCAGGCCACAGTATCGTACATGCCACGATGCTCTATGATACCAATATGGAGCATATGCTCAATGCCATTACGCCCGGCCCTGAGAAACTGCAGGCAAAGGGCATACAGAGTGTGCGTCAGCGCATCACCTTATTAAAGGATTATATCCCCCTGACCCTTGAAGAGTTTAAATCGTTCGTCAGGACAACGCTGTGTGAGGGTGAACGGATGCTGACTCCGGAAGAGGTGAAGGGTATAGAAGAGCTGGAGCAGACCTATTTGCGTGAGGACTTTGTAAAACTAATTAAATCATAAACGTTCATTTACTATGGGAATTAAAACAGAACCAGTCAGAAGAGACAAACGTACGTGCCTGTATGAAAGACATGTGGCGTTGGGGGCTACAATGGTATCTTTCGGTGGCTTTGACATGCCACTCCTTTATCAGTATGCTGGTATCGCACCAGAGCATATGGCTGTTCGTGAGCATGCCGGACTCTTTGATGTGTCGCATATGGGAGAAGTGACCGTCAAGGGACCTGATGCCGAACGTTACGTGCAACATATTTTTACGAACGATATAGCCAATGCACCGGTAGGTAAGATCTATTATGGCATGATGTGCTACGAGAATGGCGGTACTGTTGATGACTTGCTCGTCTACAAGATGGCAGAGAATGATTTCTTTCTGGTCATCAATGCTGCAAATATCGATAAGGACTGGGCCTGGATGCAACAGAATGCCAAAGGCTTTGATATTGATCTGCAGAACCGTAGCGACTATTATGGACAGATAGCGTTGCAAGGTCCGGAGGCCGAACATATCATGGAGACGGTCCTGAACCTGCCGTGTAGCGAACTGGCTTTCTATACCGTGAAGACGA
Proteins encoded:
- a CDS encoding lipoate--protein ligase family protein, with the translated sequence MKYITLPDTIERRLSFYLAMEEYIARHIDEDDCFFMWQVQPSVIFGRHQVAENEVNFDYCKQHGIQVYRRKSGGGCVYADKDNVMFSYVTKEENVGLTFNRFVNMLLLVLRKLGVEATGTTHNDVMIGDRKVSGTAYYHLPGHSIVHATMLYDTNMEHMLNAITPGPEKLQAKGIQSVRQRITLLKDYIPLTLEEFKSFVRTTLCEGERMLTPEEVKGIEELEQTYLREDFVKLIKS
- the gcvT gene encoding glycine cleavage system aminomethyltransferase GcvT, whose amino-acid sequence is MGIKTEPVRRDKRTCLYERHVALGATMVSFGGFDMPLLYQYAGIAPEHMAVREHAGLFDVSHMGEVTVKGPDAERYVQHIFTNDIANAPVGKIYYGMMCYENGGTVDDLLVYKMAENDFFLVINAANIDKDWAWMQQNAKGFDIDLQNRSDYYGQIALQGPEAEHIMETVLNLPCSELAFYTVKTIGDVIVSRTGYTGEDGFEVYASHEYIQQCWDKLIDAGVQACGLGCRDTLRFEVGLPLYGDELSEDITPIMAGLGMFVKLDKEEFIGKDALARQKAEGPARRLVGIELLDRAIPRHGYPVLNMEGEPIGEVTTGYHGISVDKSVCMALVDAQYAALGTDLQIQIRKKVFPGKVVKKQFYSKNYKK